The segment TCGAGGCGCTCCGCGACTTTGGTTCGCGCGACGTCGATACGCTTCCGGTCGAAATCGGCGAAGGGGGACGTCGTCAATTGATCGGCCTATTGCTACGGGCCGACGTCATGAGCCGCTACCGCGAAGCGATGCTCTCGCGACACTAATCGCGGGGTAGGGCTTTAACGGTAAGTCGAGGTTTTCGAATTCTGCCGGCGGCAAAATCGCTACATGTCGCAGAGTTGCGCAAAAAAAACATTCGTAGGCTATACGTTAATTCTCGGCGTCCCCCACCGCGCAAAATTCCTGACCTAGTGTCTCACTAGGCGGGGAATTCGTCCCCGCCGAGAGGGATTCGATCGAAGCAGCGATCCTCCCATTTGGGGCAGAAAAATGAAGTGCGAACGATTCACAACGCTCGTTGTATGTCGCAACGCTCACCTGGTAGCGGCGGTATCCAAAGAGCTAAGTTGTAGCCAGTCCGTGGAATGGCGTTTTCACGCCGTCCCTGACGCAAGCTCGATTATTGATGACGAGCCGATCGAGATCTGTCTGTTCTTGATTGATCGAACGCATTCGCTGCGCGAAGAGATGTCGGAGCTTCGCCGCGTTCGCGCGCGCCTCCCCAACGCCGTCGTCGTTGCGGTTGGCGACGAGACCTCGGGCGAAGTCGAATTGGAGTCGTGGTCGAGCGGCGCCGACGAATTTGCCCCAACGTCCCATCTCTCGGCTGCGGCGATCGAACTAACTGTGAAGCGGTGCATTGAGCGGAAAATGACCGCCGAAAAGCTGCGCCATCGCGAACGCTGGTATCGCGTCGCGGTCGCCGAAGGAAACGTCGGCCTTTGGCGTTGGGATCGCCCGAACAACTTCTTTTACCTGGCCGACCACTTTCAAGAGATGCTGGGACTTTCGCACGATCAGTTGCCGAAAAACCTGACCGAGTGGATGGAACGTATCCATCCGGATGATCAGGAGCTGACGCTGGCCGCCGCCGAAGCGCATTTTTCCGGCCGTACCGATCGGTACGTCGTCGAGCATCGCATTCGTCGCGGCGATGGCGGATATCGCTGGTATCTCTCCAGCGGATGCGTCGCAGAAAATGACGACGCGCGGACGCAGATTCTGGGAGCGTCGACCGACATCACCGCACGGAAAGAAGCGGAGCTCGCGTTGCAACGCGCCAAGCGAGCGGCCGAGTCGGCGATTCGCGCGAAGGCGGAATTCTTGACGAATATGAGTCATGAACTGCGGACTCCGTTGGCGGCGATTCTCGGTTACGCCGAGATTCTGGAAGACTTTAGCCAAGCGCCCGACGCCCGCGATGCGGTCGATACGATTCGTCGCAATGGACAACATCTGCTGCAGTTGATCAGCGATATTCTGGAATTCTCGCGAATCGATTCAGGCAATCTTGAAGTCAACGCGATGCCGACGCCAGCCTACGAATTCCTGAAGGGAACCTTCGAGTCGTTCCGCAATCTGGTCGACGAAAAGGGACTTCGTTTCGTTGTCGACGTCTCGGACGAAATCCCGGAGATGATCGTTACCGATCCCCTTTGCGTTCGTCAGATTCTGTGGCGATTGATTACGAACGCCGTGAAATTTACCGAGAGCGGCGAGATCGGGGTCGCGGTGCGGGTCGCCAACGGCGCTCTGGAACTAAACGTGCGCGACACCGGGTGCGGGATGCCGGAGGAAATGCTCGGTTTGATTTACCAGCCGTTCCGCCAGGGAGACAACTCTTATACGCGCCAACATGACGGCGCGGGTTTAGGACTGGCGATCTGCCAGCGTCTTTCGCAGATGCTGGGGGGAGAAATCTCGGTTCGCAGCAAGACCGGCGAAGGATCGCAGTTTACCGTGCGTCTGCCGATCGGTTGCGACGCGACGAAAGACCCGCAGCCGGAGACCGCTATGCAAGCGAAACCAAACAGCATGCGTCTGGAAGGGCGCGTCCTCTTGGCCGAAGACGGGCCCGATAATCAACGCCTATATGAGTTGCTGCTCCGGACCGCCGGCGCCAAGGTGACGGTGGTCGCCGATGGTCGGCAAGCGATGGAAGTCGCCTTGGAGAAGGCGTCTGTCGGCGAAGACTTTGATTTAATCCTGATGGATATGCAAATGCCGGTGATGGACGGCTACGAATCGACCCGCGTGCTCCGTTTAGCCGGGTATCGTAAGCCGATTGTGGCGCTAACGGCGCACGCGATGGCCGATGATCGGGCGAAGTGCCT is part of the Blastopirellula sediminis genome and harbors:
- a CDS encoding PAS domain-containing hybrid sensor histidine kinase/response regulator is translated as MEWRFHAVPDASSIIDDEPIEICLFLIDRTHSLREEMSELRRVRARLPNAVVVAVGDETSGEVELESWSSGADEFAPTSHLSAAAIELTVKRCIERKMTAEKLRHRERWYRVAVAEGNVGLWRWDRPNNFFYLADHFQEMLGLSHDQLPKNLTEWMERIHPDDQELTLAAAEAHFSGRTDRYVVEHRIRRGDGGYRWYLSSGCVAENDDARTQILGASTDITARKEAELALQRAKRAAESAIRAKAEFLTNMSHELRTPLAAILGYAEILEDFSQAPDARDAVDTIRRNGQHLLQLISDILEFSRIDSGNLEVNAMPTPAYEFLKGTFESFRNLVDEKGLRFVVDVSDEIPEMIVTDPLCVRQILWRLITNAVKFTESGEIGVAVRVANGALELNVRDTGCGMPEEMLGLIYQPFRQGDNSYTRQHDGAGLGLAICQRLSQMLGGEISVRSKTGEGSQFTVRLPIGCDATKDPQPETAMQAKPNSMRLEGRVLLAEDGPDNQRLYELLLRTAGAKVTVVADGRQAMEVALEKASVGEDFDLILMDMQMPVMDGYESTRVLRLAGYRKPIVALTAHAMADDRAKCLDAGCDDYIAKPVERSRLISVCHSWIDEGRKISNELNLAESGTQVSD